From the Nostoc sp. PCC 7107 genome, the window GCATTTGCATTAAATGCGATCGCCATTTTACTCCCAATTCCACTAACTTTAAACCTAAACCTGGGTGATCAATCTGCAAATTAAACGCACCAGCCACTGTTTTAGGCTGTTGTAACGCCGTGCGAATCATTGCATCAAAACCAACTGGTAAACGAGTATCAGCATGAAGAAACAATAATACATCGCCACTCGCCACTGTCGCACCCGCATTCATTTGCAGCGCACGACCGGGAGATGAGAAAATAACTTTAGCACCTAATGACTGAGCAATATTTACGGTGTCATCACTAGAACCACCATCGACCACAATCACTTCTATATTTGCACTAGATTGAGTACTGGCGATCGCTCCTTTAATATTTCCGGCTTCGTTGAGAGTGGGAATAATAATTGAAACTTTAGCAGTAGTTAGGTTTACCAAACTCATTAGTATGATTTACACGCATCATGTAAGCATACTACAGTGATTTTAGATGCAAGGCGATATTTTGACAGCGAAGAAATTATTAACCGTGCTTTAGACTGAATATTATCAGGAGAAAAATATCCCTGACTTCTGTGAAAAGCTGGGGATATGAACTACTCGATTTTTAATAAAGGAGAATGAATATTAATTGGTTAAACAAAGACTTGATACATTATTAGTAGAGTTAAATTTATGTACTTCTCGCGCTTTAGCACAAAGACTAATTCAAGCAGGAGAAGTGACTGTTAATCAGCAGATAGTTGATAAACCGGGGACAGAAGTAGATATTGCGGCGCAAATCAAAGTTAAAGAGCGATCGCGTTTTGTCTCCCGTGGAGGCGATAAACTCGCCAAAGCTTTAGAAGAATTCGCCATTTCTC encodes:
- a CDS encoding TIGR04283 family arsenosugar biosynthesis glycosyltransferase — protein: MSLVNLTTAKVSIIIPTLNEAGNIKGAIASTQSSANIEVIVVDGGSSDDTVNIAQSLGAKVIFSSPGRALQMNAGATVASGDVLLFLHADTRLPVGFDAMIRTALQQPKTVAGAFNLQIDHPGLGLKLVELGVKWRSHLMQMPYGDQAIFLTQQVFQEIGGFPELPIMEDFELIRRLKSMGNIVIINTPVITSARRWLQKGVIQTTLLNQIIIIAYLFGVSPAPIRSWYRRERFRKN